A stretch of the Papaver somniferum cultivar HN1 chromosome 6, ASM357369v1, whole genome shotgun sequence genome encodes the following:
- the LOC113289082 gene encoding cation/H(+) antiporter 2-like, which translates to MSKILSSKGCLGDDPLSLVHVGTEIFCFLVFSHLFNLILKPFGQGGPVAQILAGVVLGPTALSQIRIFKTSIFGETSTQIYNQTLASCIRVMYMFLFGLEMDVSYLVRNFKLGASLAYSSLPMCIILAVCFGLVLSHQTSMEGNPFRFMCFLALLFANTSSPTVIKVASELKIETSEVGRLAIISALINEISTLLLLAVLTTWGGGALGFGGVVNGIFLCSLFVVGGVILNILLARYLNQRNPHRKHLRNIEVVSVLLLMSVISLYTELKGYNSTIACFIFGLMFPREGKTYRTLVHKMSYPVENFILPIFFANLGFQVNLPDIDLKGYLIIILVVFVSISCKFGGAFVNTYFLNITPKDSIFLSLLSNVKGHADLLIISAAATRHKWSIKDYNTFIVTVAVNTIIVGPFLAFMVRKEGKFMAFKHVGLESQKPETEIRTLACVHGPRHVPTLVGIIAAAAGTRKSPFTAYVMHLVELTEKNSDLLYNQHENGLLSDDEDYGGNDELEINDAIDAFVADTRVPVHQVKIVAPTTTMHDELCSSAKDLRVSIVMLPFHKHQRVDGKMQTSKEGIRITNQKVLRAAPCSVGILVDRGFSPIQVSESESKLQVATLFFGGPDDREALAYSSLLARHPDVKLTVFKFLPSTRKELQARINMESNEEDEVLMEIMTHVTEKDADKAFLANFYNRYVTSKDVNYVEKYVENGSETMAVLSAMKDNYSLFVVGKGGRGLSPLTTGMSDWEECPELGVVGDVLASSDMVMSASVLVIQQHKPPKNEYIDNHLP; encoded by the exons ATGTCGAAGATTTTGAGTAGCAAGGGATGCCTTGGCGATGATCCCTTGTCTTTGGTTCATGTGGGTACAgagattttctgttttcttgtctTCTCTCATCTTTTCAACCTCATTCTCAAACCCTTTGGACAAGGCGGTCCTGTTGCCCAAATTCTG GCAGGAGTGGTTCTAGGTCCAACAGCTCTCAGTCAAATTCGTATTTTTAAAACCAGCATTTTTGGTGAAACTTCAACACAAATCTACAACCAGACTTTGGCTTCCTGTATACGAGTAATGTACATGTTTCTTTTCGGGCTTGAGATGGATGTATCTTATCTAGTACGCAATTTCAAGCTTGGCGCGTCACTAGCATACAGTAGTCTACCAATGTGCATAATATTAGCAGTCTGTTTCGGCTTGGTGTTAAGCCATCAAACAAGTATGGAGGGTAATCCGTTCAGATTTATGTGCTTCCTCGCGTTGTTGTTCGCTAACACCTCTTCTCCAACAGTAATCAAAGTGGCAAGTGAACTTAAGATTGAGACATCAGAAGTTGGCAGGTTGGCCATCATTTCAGCCTTAATCAATGAGATATCAACCTTGCTACTACTAGCGGTGTTAACCACCTGGGGTGGGGGTGCTTTGGGGTTTGGTGGAGTGGTTAACGGAATTTTCTTATGTTCATTGTTCGTCGTTGGGGGAGTTATTCTAAATATTTTACTAGCTAGGTATCTCAACCAGAGAAATCCACATCGCAAGCATCTCAGGAACATTGAGGTTGTATCAGTTTTGTTGCTCATGTCAGTCATTTCGTTATATACGGAGTTGAAGGGTTACAACAGCACCATTGCTTGTTTTATCTTCGGTCTGATGTTCCCTAGAGAAGGGAAAACATATAGGACATTGGTACACAAAATGAGCTACCCTGTGGAGAACTTTATACTGCCAATCTTCTTTGCCAACTTGGGGTTTCAAGTAAATCTGCCGGATATTGACCTGAAAGGTTACCTCATAATCATTCTCGTCGTCTTCGTTAGCATCAGTTGCAAGTTTGGTGGTGCTTTTGTGAatacttatttcttaaatattaccCCCAAAGACAGCATTTTCCTTTCCCTCTTGTCAAACGTCAAAGGTCATGCTGATCTCTTGATCATAAGTGCAGCAGCTACTAGGCAT AAATGGAGCATCAAAGACTACAATACCTTCATAGTCACGGTGGCTGTTAACACAATCATAGTGGGTCCGTTTCTGGCATTCATGGTGAGAAAAGAAGGAAAATTTATGGCTTTTAAGCACGTTGGCTTGGAATCTCAAAAGCCAGAGACTGAAATACGAACCCTTGCCTGTGTACATGGACCACGCCATGTGCCAACACTGGTTGGTATTATCGCTGCAGCAGCGGGAACTCGTAAATCTCCTTTCACCGCTTATGTGATGCATCTAGTAGAACTCACTGAAAAGAACTCAGATTTATTGTACAACCAACACGAAAACGGATTACTCAGCGATGATGAGGATTACGGTGGGAATGACGAATTAGAGATCAATGATGCCATTGATGCTTTTGTGGCGGATACACGTGTGCCGGTTCACCAAGTGAAAATAGTGGCACCCACTACTACCATGCATGACGAGTTGTGCAGCAGTGCAAAGGACTTAAGAGTGTCAATTGTAATGCTCCCATTTCATAAGCATCAACGCGTAGATGGAAAGATGCAGACAAGCAAGGAGGGAATCAGAATCACTAACCAGAAGGTCCTTCGCGCTGCTCCTTGCTCGGTAGGCATCCTTGTGGACAGGGGATTTTCTCCAATTCAAGTATCTGAATCAGAGAGCAAGCTTCAAGTAGCTACTTTGTTTTTTGGTGGTCCTGATGACCGCGAGGCATTAGCTTATAGCAGCTTGTTGGCCAGGCATCCTGACGTGAAATTGACGGTATTTAAGTTTCTACCTTCAACGAGGAAAGAACTACAAGCCAGAATTAACATGGAATCAAATGAAGAGGATGAGGTTCTAATGGAGATAATGACTCATGTGACTGAGAAGGATGCGGACAAAGCCTTCCTAGCTAATTTCTATAACAG GTATGTGACATCCAAGGATGTGAACTATGTGGAAAAATATGTTGAAAATGGTTCTGAAACAATGGCGGTTTTGAGCGCCATGAAAGACAATTATTCACTTTTTGTAGTTGGTAAAGGTGGTCGAGGACTCTCACCTCTAACGACGGGAATGAGCGACTGGGAAGAGTGTCCGGAGCTCGGAGTTGTTGGAGATGTCTTAGCCTCTTCAGATATGGTCATGAGTGCCTCAGTATTGGTTATCCAACAACACAAGCCTCCTAAGAACGAATACATCGACAATCATCTACCGTAG
- the LOC113289083 gene encoding signal recognition particle 43 kDa protein, chloroplastic-like, producing the protein MEALTVNPPLYSTLKNRSSSTKPTLNSHEPSTISHSFLSLSLGTSISHRLIRTYAVEDKQSSFFVDQEELINQETTLQEDESFGEVKKIIGSRRAAASIEGGDAEESGGLMEYLIEWKDGHTPSWLPASFIAKDVIAEYETPWWNAAKKADDVALQNLIQPTANEEDEEEEVATLERYVDAVDEDGRTALLFVAGLGSEECVRILASAGANVNHKDIRGQLTPLHMAAGYVKPNVVRVLIELGADPEIEDERGRTPLDLAKEVLNATPKGSAVQFARRLGLENVIKVLEDAIYEFAEVEEILEKRGQDDKIEYLVKWKDSDEKEWVKAGLIGEDLVKDFEDGLEYAVAEEILDCREGDEKKREFLVKWSDIEEATWEPEENVDPDLIKEFEVKNGGEVVAAEEADTSPVVDTEVEKVVLKAGYGPKPSPGQTVTVHCTGYGKDGDMSKKFWSTKDFGQKPFTFQIGQGLVIKAWDEGVMDMQLGEVARLHCTPEYGYGASGFPSWGIQPNSPLIFEIQVLKIK; encoded by the coding sequence ATGGAAGCTCTCACAGTAAACCCACCTCTGTACAGTACTCTCAAAAACCGTTCTTCTTCTACCAAACCCACTCTGAATTCTCATGAACCCTCGACAATTTCACATTCCTTTCTCTCTTTGAGTCTCGGCACATCAATCTCTCATCGATTAATTAGAACTTATGCAGTTGAAGATAAACAATCATCATTCTTTGTCGATCAAGAAGAACTAATTAATCAAGAAACAACACTCCAAGAAGATGAATCTTTCGGTGAAGTTAAGAAAATCATTGGCAGTAGAAGAGCAGCGGCCAGCATTGAGGGAGGAGATGCAGAAGAAAGCGGAGGATTAATGGAGTACTTGATTGAATGGAAAGATGGTCATACTCCATCATGGCTTCCAGCTTCTTTTATAGCTAAAGATGTTATTGCAGAATATGAAACTCCTTGGTGGAATGCAGCTAAAAAAGCAGATGATGTTGCCTTGCAAAATCTCATTCAGCCCACTGCAaacgaagaagacgaagaagaagaagtggcaaCACTAGAGAGATATGTTGATGCAGTAGATGAAGATGGGCGCACTGCATTACTCTTTGTAGCTGGACTTGGTTCAGAAGAATGTGTGCGGATATTAGCATCAGCTGGTGCTAATGTCAATCACAAAGACATACGTGGGCAACTAACACCATTACATATGGCAGCTGGATATGTCAAACCAAATGTAGTTCGCGTATTGATTGAGTTAGGTGCAGACCCTGAGATAGAAGATGAGAGAGGACGTACCCCATTAGATTTAGCTAAAGAGGTTCTGAATGCAACACCAAAAGGGAGTGCAGTACAATTTGCAAGAAGATTGGGACTTGAGAATGTGATTAAGGTGTTAGAAGACGCAATATATGAGTTTGCAGAAGTGGAAGAGATTTTAGAGAAGAGAGGCCAAGATGACAAGATTGAGTATTTGGTGAAATGGAAAGATAGTGATGAGAAAGAATGGGTGAAAGCTGGATTGATTGGTGAGGATTTAGTTAAGGATTTCGAAGATGGGTTAGAATATGCTGTGGCTGAAGAAATTCTTGATTGTAGAGAAGGTGATGAGAAGAAAAGAGAGTTTTTGGTCAAGTGGAGTGACATTGAAGAAGCTACTTGGGAGCCAGAAGAAAATGTTGATCCTGATTTGATCAAAGAATTTGAAGTGAAAAATGGTGGGGAGGTTGTTGCTGCGGAGGAGGCAGATACTTCGCCTGTGGTGGATACAGAAGTTGAGAAGGTGGTATTGAAGGCAGGGTATGGTCCAAAACCTTCACCTGGTCAGACTGTCACAGTGCACTGCACTGGATATGGTAAAGATGGTGATATGTCTAAAAAGTTTTGGAGCACAAAGGATTTTGGACAGAAACCTTTTACATTCCAGATTGGCCAAGGTTTGGTTATAAAAGCTTGGGATGAAGGTGTTATGGATATGCAGCTAGGAGAAGTTGCTCGTCTCCATTGCACTCCTGAGTATGGTTATGGTGCAAGTGGTTTTCCTTCATGGGGGATACAGCCCAATTCACCACTGATTTTTGAGATTCAAGTCCTAAAGATAAAGTGA